From a single Clostridium isatidis genomic region:
- a CDS encoding stage II sporulation protein P, with translation MYSLKETISNKHKRKKLNIKGSFDIGYIILILGILIFLIRFMGTINKYDQLSRFAHINLLNYSMPVVKVQIFDENNINDDDISLKNVILESIGLKGISAYKIIGKELGVFYNGLQKFFTDSPIANIKPFSLKKESIATVSEEELAELNKVSPAYDESLKKLLDNSKPEVLILHTHAIENYAEVGELTTDSNFNVVGVGEILAKELEEGYGISVIHDKTNHSISYNDSYKRSNETLNSYLQEYGDFKLIIDLHRDSVTNKDAVTINLNNQNLARLMFVLAENSDRYAANLELANKLLNISNSLFPGLMRNNYIYPVGATAINYSLSDNFILIEVGSNVNEAQEAKLSAKYIARIVAEYINGQ, from the coding sequence TTGTATTCATTAAAAGAAACAATTTCAAACAAGCATAAAAGAAAAAAGCTAAATATAAAAGGCAGTTTTGACATAGGATATATAATTCTTATATTAGGAATATTAATATTCTTAATAAGATTTATGGGGACGATAAATAAATATGATCAATTAAGTAGGTTTGCCCATATTAATTTACTAAATTATAGTATGCCTGTTGTAAAAGTTCAAATTTTTGATGAAAATAATATTAATGACGATGATATATCTTTGAAAAATGTTATATTAGAAAGCATCGGATTAAAAGGAATAAGTGCATATAAAATTATAGGAAAAGAACTTGGAGTATTTTATAATGGTCTTCAGAAATTTTTTACTGATTCACCAATAGCGAATATAAAACCTTTTTCTTTAAAAAAAGAAAGTATTGCGACAGTAAGTGAAGAAGAATTAGCAGAATTAAATAAAGTTAGTCCTGCCTATGATGAAAGTTTAAAGAAGCTTTTAGATAATTCTAAACCAGAAGTACTAATATTACACACTCATGCAATAGAAAATTATGCAGAGGTAGGAGAACTAACAACAGATAGTAATTTTAATGTTGTTGGAGTTGGAGAAATTTTAGCTAAGGAATTAGAAGAAGGATATGGAATATCTGTAATACATGATAAAACTAATCATAGCATTTCTTATAATGATAGCTATAAGAGATCGAACGAAACTTTAAATAGTTATTTACAAGAATATGGAGATTTTAAATTGATAATTGATTTGCACAGGGACAGTGTTACTAATAAAGATGCAGTAACTATAAACTTAAATAATCAAAATTTGGCTAGACTAATGTTTGTTTTGGCAGAAAACAGTGATAGATATGCTGCTAATTTAGAATTGGCTAATAAGTTATTAAATATTTCGAACTCTTTATTTCCTGGATTAATGAGAAATAATTATATTTATCCAGTAGGGGCTACTGCTATAAATTATAGCTTAAGTGATAATTTTATATTAATAGAAGTTGGATCAAATGTAAATGAAGCTCAAGAGGCAAAGCTATCTGCAAAATATATTGCCAGAATAGTTGCTGAATATATAAATGGTCAGTAA